The sequence CGACCCCGAGGCGCCTGCCGACGCCGACGACGAGGAGCTCGAGGGCGCCTACTGGTGGCTCGGCCCGGACGCCGGCAGCGGCGCACCGGTGCGCGACCTCACCCGCCGCCTCCCGGCGACGCTCCGCCTGGTCGTCGGCGTCGTGCGGGAGGCGGCGCCCCGGGCCGCCGTGACCGTGCTGGTGCTCCAGCTGGCGGCCGGGCTGTCGGCCGCCTTCGGCCTCCTCGCCACCACCGACGTGCTGGGCGAGCTGCTGGCCGAGAAGCCGACCCCCGAGCGGGTCACCGACGCCATCCCCGCCCTCGCCGTCGTCGTGGGCGCCTACGCCCTCCGGGGGGCGCTGGTCGCCGGCGCCGCCCTCGCCCAGGCGAGGATCGCCCCCGCGGTGGAGCGCGTCGCCGACCAGCGCCTGCTCGAGTCGAGCCTCGCCGTCGAGCTCGCCGCCTTCGACGACCCCGCCTTCTACGACCGTCTGTACCGGGCACGCGACCGCGGGCGCTACCACCTCCAGCAGTCCACCGGGAACGCGGTCGAGGTGCTCGGCGGGGCCGTCGCCGTGGCCGCCGCGGCCGGAAGCCTCGCCGTGCTCCACCCGGTCCTGCTCCCCGTCCTGCTGCTCGCCGTCGTGCCCGAAGGGTGCGCCGTGCTCCGATCGGCCCGGCTGGGCTACGCCAGCGTGGCGCGGACGGTCACCCTCACCCGCCGCCTCCGCATGGTCGGCGACCTCGCCACCGCCCGGGCCCCGGCGGCCGAGATCCGGGCCAGCCAGGCCGAGCACCTCGTGCTGGACGAGCACGGCCGGCTCGCCGACGCGCTCCGCGACGAGAAGGTCAGGGTCGGCATCGCCCAGGCCCGGGCCCAGACCGTCGGACGCGCCCTCGCCGGGGTCGGCATGGCCGCCACCCTGGTCACGCTCGGCGTGCTGCTCCACGCCGGGTGGGTGGAGCTGGCCGTCGCCGGCACGGCGGTCGTCGCCATCCGCACGGCGAGCACGGCGCTCGGCACGCTCGTCGTCGCCGCCAACCAGCTGTTCGAGCAGGGCCTGTACGTCGCCGACTTCGCGGCCTTCACCGCCGACGCCGCCGCCCGGACGCCCCGGCCCGGCGCGGCGCTTCCCGCCGGCCCGCGCGAGGTGTCGCTGGAGGACGTCGGGTTCCGGTACCCGGGAAGCACCGGCCGCCCGGCGCTCGACGGGGTGTCACTGACCGTCCGGCAGGGCGAGACGGTCGCCCTCGTCGGGGAGAACGGGTCGGGGAAGACGACGCTGGCCAAGCTCGTCGCCGGGCTCTACCGGCCGACGGCGGGGCGGGTCACCTGGGACGGTGCCGACCTCAGCAGCCTCGACCCGGCCGAGGCCGGCCGGCGGGTGGCCGTCGTGTTCCAGGAGCCGGTCCGCTGGCCCCACGACGCGAGGACCAACGTGCGCGTCGGGCGCCACGACCGGGACGACCCCGGCGACGTCGCCCTGCGGGGCGCGGCCGCGCTGTCCGGTGCCGACGCCGTCGTCGACCGGCTGCCGCGCCGGTGGCGGACCCTGCTGTCCAAGGAGTTCCGCCACGGTCGAGAGCTCTCGGCCGGCGAGTGGCAGCGCTTCGCCGTCGCGAGGGGCCTGTTCCGGGACGCCGAGCTCGTGATCTGGGACGAGCCGACGGCTCCGCTCGACGCCAGGGCCGAGGCCGCCGTCTACGACTCGCTCCGCCGGATCGCCGAGGGGCGCACCGTCGTGCTCATCACCCACCGGCTGGCCAGCGTGCGCCACGCCGACCGCATCTACGTGCTCCACCGGGGCCGCCTCGTCGAGGAGGGGACCCACGACGAGCTCGTCGAGCGGGGCGGTCACTACGCCGAGCTGTACGAGCTCCAGGCCCGCCT is a genomic window of Acidimicrobiales bacterium containing:
- a CDS encoding ABC transporter ATP-binding protein — translated: MDDPEAPADADDEELEGAYWWLGPDAGSGAPVRDLTRRLPATLRLVVGVVREAAPRAAVTVLVLQLAAGLSAAFGLLATTDVLGELLAEKPTPERVTDAIPALAVVVGAYALRGALVAGAALAQARIAPAVERVADQRLLESSLAVELAAFDDPAFYDRLYRARDRGRYHLQQSTGNAVEVLGGAVAVAAAAGSLAVLHPVLLPVLLLAVVPEGCAVLRSARLGYASVARTVTLTRRLRMVGDLATARAPAAEIRASQAEHLVLDEHGRLADALRDEKVRVGIAQARAQTVGRALAGVGMAATLVTLGVLLHAGWVELAVAGTAVVAIRTASTALGTLVVAANQLFEQGLYVADFAAFTADAAARTPRPGAALPAGPREVSLEDVGFRYPGSTGRPALDGVSLTVRQGETVALVGENGSGKTTLAKLVAGLYRPTAGRVTWDGADLSSLDPAEAGRRVAVVFQEPVRWPHDARTNVRVGRHDRDDPGDVALRGAAALSGADAVVDRLPRRWRTLLSKEFRHGRELSAGEWQRFAVARGLFRDAELVIWDEPTAPLDARAEAAVYDSLRRIAEGRTVVLITHRLASVRHADRIYVLHRGRLVEEGTHDELVERGGHYAELYELQARLHAEPRPAGADA